ATCGCGGCGAGCTGTTCATGGTGGCCGCGATCGAGGGCAACGACGAAGTCGAACTCTTCGAAGTCCCGCGGCGTTACCCGCCGCGCCCGCTGCGCCGACAAATCGTGCCCGCGTTGACGGGCCACGGCCTGAGCCCGCCGGTCGGGGGGATCGCCGACATGGTAGCCATGGGTTCCCGCCGAATCGGCATCCACCGGGCGGTCGAGACCGGCCTCCGCGACGGCACTGCGGAGCGCGCCCTCGGCCATTGGCGAACGGCAGATATTCCCGGTGCAGACGAACAGGACTCGCATCGCATTGGCCTCCATGCTGGTGCGGTGGCTATATTAAGACCGATGAACGAGGACCCATTCAACCGTGGTGGCGGTTCGAGCGCCATCGTCATTCTTACCGGGGCCGGTGTATCGAAGGAATCCGGCCTCGATACCTTTCGCGATGCCGACGGAATCTGGTCGAAGGTGCGGATCGAGGATGTCGCCACGCCCGAAGCCTTCGTCCGCGATCCGGACCGGGTCCAGGCGTTTTACAACGAACGGCGGCGCGGCCTGTTCGCGGACAATGTGCGGCCCAACGCCGCCCATCAGGCGCTCGCTCGGCTCGAGCAGTCCTGGCCCGGCGACGTTCTCGTGGTGACCCAGAATATCGACCACCTGCACGAACTGGCCGGCACCCGCAACCTCATCCACATGCACGGCGAACTCGGCAAGGCACGTTGCCTGAGTTGCGGCAACGTCGCCGATTGGCAGGAGGACCTCGACACCACGACGTCGTGTTCGACCTGCGGCGAATTGGGCAATCTGCGCCCCCATGTGGTGTGGTTCGGCGAGATGCCGTTCGACATGGACCGCATCTATGAGGCGCTGTCGGGCTGCGGCCTGTTCATGTCGATCGGCACCTCGGGCAACGTTTATCCGGCCGCGGGCTTCGTCGAGGAAGCCCGGCGTGGCGGTCGCGCCCATACCGTCGAACTCAATCTGGAACCGTCGGAAGGCCACTCATTGTTCGCCGAGCGACGCTACGGCGCGGCGACCGACATCGTCCCCGCCTACGTCGACGAAGTGCTGGCAAAAGGATGGTAACGCCACGCCTCGACGCCCTGCTGGCGGAGGTGCGGGCGTGCCGCATCTGCGCCGCTCACCTGCCGCTCGGTCCACGCCCGGTCCTGCGTATGACCGCGAAGGCGCGGATTCTGATCGTCGGCCAGGCGCCCGGCACCCGGGTCCATGAATCGGGCATCCCGTGGAACGACAAGAGCGGCGACCGGCTGCGCGAGTGGATGGCGGTCGACGGCGAGACCTTCTACGACGAAGCGCGGGTCGCCATCATGCCGATGGGCTTCTGCTATCCTGGCGTGTTGCCGAAAGGCGGCGACAAGCCGCCGCGCCCCGAGTGCGCGCCGACCTGGCACCAGGCCCTGCTCGGACATCTGCCGAATCTGTCGCTGACCATTCTCGCCGGGCAATACGCGCAGGGTTACCACCTTGGCGCAACGCGCAAGAAGACGCTGACCGAGACCGTCCGCGCCTGGCGCGACTACGGCCCCGACGTCATTCCCGTGCCCCATCCGAGCTGGCGCACCGGCGGCTGGCAGAAACGGAACCCGTGGTTCGACGACGAGGTCCTGCCCGAACTGCGAAGGCGTATCCGGCAGCTGGTCTAGGCGCCGGGCTCGGCTCCCCGTTTCAGCAGCCTGGGCGCCGCGCTAACAGCGGCCGATCAACGACGCCGCCCGGCCTCGCACAGCCGCGCCGTCGCCCGGATCGGGTGAATCGAGGCCAACCCCCTCATTAAACACAGTTTTCAAGCTCGGCACTGCGATCCAACGCGTCGCGTTCACCCTTGAGGTGGGCGATCTCGGGTTCGACATCGTGTCCGTTCATCGACCCGAGAGGAAGCGCCAAGAAAATGACCCCCGCGATGTCGTCTGATCTGGCCTTTTCCTGCTTTTCCGTGGCGCTCACCAAGGCCGCGTCGACGCGCGCGCGCTCGGCCGAAATCTGCTCGCATGTCAGGTCCTGATATTGCGCCTCGCTGACGAACTCGGGCGCAATATCCTCCGGGCTCGCCGCGCACCCCGCGATCAGCGCGACGCCAAGAAGCAACGCCGCCGCCCGCCATGGCGCCCGAGCCCGATCCAACAAGTCCGTCCGCGTGTTGTCGTCGAGATAAAGATGCCGGTTCACTGTTTCCTCCCCAAATGCCAGTCACGATGAATTTCAAGGTCGATCGTCGGCAAGAAATTAGTCTCATCGAACGGAAAGACAAAAGTTGTTCAACGATGGCGGGTAATGCGATGCGCCGGTGCACCGGCGGCCGGTCGCGGCTCGATGGTGGTCGAACCAATCCATGGTCCGGCCCGCCGCAGCGCCCGATGAGCCGGCTATCGCGGCCTCAGGCCTCGTCCTCGATGGCTTCCATATCGGCGTCGGAAAAGCCGAAATGATGGCCGAGCTCGTGGACCAGGACGTGGCGGATGATATCCTCCAGCGCGTCGCCGCATTCGGCCCAATAGTCGAGGATCGGCCGCCGATAGAGAAAAATTTGATCGACGTCTTGGGGTGTCGAGAGCGTGCTTTTCTGGTCGATCGATACGCCGCGGTAGAGGCCGAGCAGCTCGAACGGCGACTCGAGATTCATCTCGCGCTCGGTTTCTTCGTCGGGAAAGTCGGCGACGCGGATGGCGACGCCCTCGACCTCGCGGCGAAACGTTTCCGGGATCGAGGCGAACGCGGTTTCGGCGATCGCCGCGAGTTCGTCGAGGCTGGGCGCGTTCGACCAGGCATTGGCGGGGCGGCGTTTCTTCATGGCGGAAATCTAAACCACCCGGCGCCCGGCGGCGAGAAATTGCCATCCTGGCGCCGCGGCGGCGCTCATTGCTTGACGGCGGTGGCCAGCGTCAATGTCATCGGGATGGCCACCCCGTCGCCGTCGCCGTCGGCGAAGGCCTCGAAACCGCTGACCGCGGCCGCCCGAATGGCGGCGCCGGCGGGCGCCGGCTGGGCCCGCAAGGCGGTGCCGACGATGATCCCCTGGACCAGGTATTCGAAAACTTCGGCCGCCGACGGCGCACGCCAGACCCGATCGACGTCCCGTATCGACGGTTCCGAGAAGCCCGCCTCGGCAAGCACCCGCCGGCATTCGTCGTGGTCGCCGAAGCGAAAATACCGGCGCCGCGGCGACGGCGCCGAATCGGCGATACCGTGGCGCTCGAGCGCCTCAATCGGTACGCCGTAGCCGAGCGCGCGTTCGGGCGCCGCCCAGACCGTGAAACCGATTCTGCCGCCGCTTGCGAGGACGCGGTGGGCTTCGCCGAGCGCCGCTTCCGGCGAGGCGAAATGGAGCACGCCCAAATTGATGATCACCGCGTCGAAGCTGTTGTCGCCGAAGGGTAAGGATTCGGCGCTGCCGACTTCGAACCGGATATCGGGGCAGGCGCGCCGGGCCGCGGCGATACTGGACGGCGACAGATCAATACCGGCGACCGTCGCTCCGCGGCTGACGGCGGCGTCGGCGGCGGGTGCCGCTGCGCCGCAGGCGACATCGAGGACGCGGATACCAGGGGCCGCGCCGGTCTCGTCGAGCATGGGCTCGATGGCGGCGCGCATAACGGCGGTGAATCCAATATCGGCCATGCGGCAGGCTAGGACAATAGGCGCGGCGGGGCGGCAGTCTTTACCCGAGCCGCCTTGATCTCGCCGGTGCGGCTTGTCACTGTGGCGGCGCGACAACCGCATGAGGCACACCCATGGTCGATAAACTGCAGGGCACGGCCCGGACGACGGCCCTCGCCGAACTCGACGGTTGGACCGAGGCCGAGGGACGGGACGCGATCGCCAAATCCTCTACCTTCAAGAACTTCAACGCTGCCTTCGGGTTCATGACCCGGGTCGCGTTGTTCGCGGAAAAACAGGACCACCACCCGGAATGGTTCAACGTCTACAACCGGGTCGACATCACCCTCAGCACCCACGACGCCGGCGGGCTGAGCGAACGCGATATCAAGCTCGCCAAGGCGATCGACCGCGTCGCCGGATGACGGCCGGCCGATGAAAATCACCCGCGCCGATCTCGACCAAGCGGCCCGGGACGGCATCATCGCCACCGAACAAGTGACGCCGTTGTGGGAGGCATTGAGCCGCCACCGCGCCGCCGATGCGGCCGAGTCGCGGTTCGACGTCCCCAACGTCGCCTACTATCTCGGCGCGGTGCTGGTCATCGTCGCCATGTTCCTGTTCATGACGCTGGCCTGGCGCGAATATGGCGGCGGCTCGCTGCTGGTATTGGCGCTCGTCTATGGGGTCTGTTTCACCGCCGCCGGCGGGCGTTTCTGGCGCCGCGACGACACCCGCGTGGCCGGCGGGCTGCTGCTGACGCTCGCCGTATTCATGGTGCCGCTGGCGATCCTCGGCGTCCAATTCATGGCCGGGTTGTGGCCCGAGGGCCTGCGCCAGAGCGCGCCGGGCCCGACGTTGAACCGGCTGGTCATCGAAGCGGCGACCCTGGCCAGCGGGCTGGCGATGGCCCGCTTCGTCCGCTTCTCCTTCCTCGCCGTGCCGATCGTCGCGGCGGCGTGGCTGATCTCGGTCGACTTGGTAGGGTATATCCTCGGCCCCGACGGCGACACCGGCACCATCCAGCAGAGCGTCGCGGTCGTCTTCGGGCTGGCGACGCTCGCGGTGTCATGGATTCTCGACCACCGCACTCGCGAGGACTTCTCGTTCTGGGGCTATCTCGGCGGGCTGCTCAGTTTCTGGGTCGGCTTCGCCGGGCTGACCCTGTTCAACGGCGATGCCGGCGATGTGGTGCAGTTCCTGTTCGCCCTCGTCGGGGTGGCGTCGATCGGGCTGTCGGTCCTATTCGCGCGGCCGATCTTCGTCATCTTCGGCTCGCTGGCGGTCCTCGCCTGGCTGTTCCACGTCGCCTACGGGCTGTTCGAGGATTCGCTGATGTTCCCGGTCGTGCTCAGCCTGATCGGTATCGCCGTGCTGTGGCTCGGCGTCCGCTACCACCGCAGCCGGGCGCGCATCGAGGCCTGGCTCACGGCCCGCATCCCCGATTCCTGGCGCCGCCTGATCCCGCCGGCGCGGGAAGGCTAAGCGATCGGAGCCGGCCTAACCGAGCCTAACTCGGTTGCATGCGGATGGCACCGTCGAGGCGGATGACCTCGCCGTTGAGCATGACGTTCTCGACGATGTGCATGACCAGACGGGCATATTCCGACGGCGCGCCGAAGCGGCTCGGGAACGGCACCGTGGCGGCCAGGCTGTCGCGGATATTGTCGGGCAGGCCCATCAGCATCGGCGTGCCGATCAGGCCCGGCGCGATGGCCATGACGCGGATACCGTAGCGGGCGAGCTCGCGCGCCACCGGTAGCGTCAGGCTGACCACGCCGCCCTTGGACGAGGCGTAGGCGGCCTGGCCGACCTGGCCTTCATAGGCGGCGACCGACGCCGTCGAGACGATGACCCCGCGTTCGCCGTCGGCCAGCGGGTCGAGGGTCTGCATGCCGGCGGCCGCCAGCCGCATCATGTTGAAGGTGCCGATCAGGTTGACATTGATGACCCGGGCGTAATCGTCGAGCGGCATCGGGCCGTCGCGGCCGACGACCCGGGCCGCCGGGGCAATGCCGGCACAGTTGACCAGGATGCGGGCGCCGCCGTGGGCCTCCCGCGCCGCTGCGATTGCGGCCTCGGCGCTGGCCGCATCGGCGACGTCGCAGGCGACCGCGATGCCGCCGATTTCCTCGGCCACCGCAGCGGCGCCGTCGGTGTTGACGTCGAGCAGGGCGACCTTGGCTCCCGCCGCGGCGAGATGGCGCGCGGTCTCCGCCCCCATGCCGGAGCCGCCCCCGGTGACCAATGCCGCGTGTCCTTTCACATCCATAAGCCGTTCCTCCCGGTTCGAATTCCGCCCGGCATGGCCAAGCCGCATCGGGGGCGCGATCGTTCCCATCGGTTCGCCCCGGCGCCGAGCGGGCTAACCTCTAGCAAAAGCGCTTGCGTATTGCGACCGCCGCGTCGCGATCCCATATTTCAATTCATGCAGGTTCATCGACTGCCCATGGTTGTCCCTTCGGGACCACAG
The sequence above is a segment of the Alphaproteobacteria bacterium genome. Coding sequences within it:
- a CDS encoding metallopeptidase family protein encodes the protein MKKRRPANAWSNAPSLDELAAIAETAFASIPETFRREVEGVAIRVADFPDEETEREMNLESPFELLGLYRGVSIDQKSTLSTPQDVDQIFLYRRPILDYWAECGDALEDIIRHVLVHELGHHFGFSDADMEAIEDEA
- a CDS encoding low molecular weight phosphotyrosine protein phosphatase; this encodes MRVLFVCTGNICRSPMAEGALRSAVAEAGLDRPVDADSAGTHGYHVGDPPDRRAQAVARQRGHDLSAQRARRVTPRDFEEFDFVVALDRGHHEQLAAICPPGREDRIHLLMDFTEGAKGFDVPDPYYGSDADFHRALDMIEQGVDGLLAAIRRRL
- a CDS encoding DUF2157 domain-containing protein gives rise to the protein MKITRADLDQAARDGIIATEQVTPLWEALSRHRAADAAESRFDVPNVAYYLGAVLVIVAMFLFMTLAWREYGGGSLLVLALVYGVCFTAAGGRFWRRDDTRVAGGLLLTLAVFMVPLAILGVQFMAGLWPEGLRQSAPGPTLNRLVIEAATLASGLAMARFVRFSFLAVPIVAAAWLISVDLVGYILGPDGDTGTIQQSVAVVFGLATLAVSWILDHRTREDFSFWGYLGGLLSFWVGFAGLTLFNGDAGDVVQFLFALVGVASIGLSVLFARPIFVIFGSLAVLAWLFHVAYGLFEDSLMFPVVLSLIGIAVLWLGVRYHRSRARIEAWLTARIPDSWRRLIPPAREG
- a CDS encoding uracil-DNA glycosylase family protein encodes the protein MVTPRLDALLAEVRACRICAAHLPLGPRPVLRMTAKARILIVGQAPGTRVHESGIPWNDKSGDRLREWMAVDGETFYDEARVAIMPMGFCYPGVLPKGGDKPPRPECAPTWHQALLGHLPNLSLTILAGQYAQGYHLGATRKKTLTETVRAWRDYGPDVIPVPHPSWRTGGWQKRNPWFDDEVLPELRRRIRQLV
- a CDS encoding SDR family NAD(P)-dependent oxidoreductase produces the protein MDVKGHAALVTGGGSGMGAETARHLAAAGAKVALLDVNTDGAAAVAEEIGGIAVACDVADAASAEAAIAAAREAHGGARILVNCAGIAPAARVVGRDGPMPLDDYARVINVNLIGTFNMMRLAAAGMQTLDPLADGERGVIVSTASVAAYEGQVGQAAYASSKGGVVSLTLPVARELARYGIRVMAIAPGLIGTPMLMGLPDNIRDSLAATVPFPSRFGAPSEYARLVMHIVENVMLNGEVIRLDGAIRMQPS
- a CDS encoding 4a-hydroxytetrahydrobiopterin dehydratase, which gives rise to MVDKLQGTARTTALAELDGWTEAEGRDAIAKSSTFKNFNAAFGFMTRVALFAEKQDHHPEWFNVYNRVDITLSTHDAGGLSERDIKLAKAIDRVAG
- a CDS encoding methyltransferase domain-containing protein, whose translation is MADIGFTAVMRAAIEPMLDETGAAPGIRVLDVACGAAAPAADAAVSRGATVAGIDLSPSSIAAARRACPDIRFEVGSAESLPFGDNSFDAVIINLGVLHFASPEAALGEAHRVLASGGRIGFTVWAAPERALGYGVPIEALERHGIADSAPSPRRRYFRFGDHDECRRVLAEAGFSEPSIRDVDRVWRAPSAAEVFEYLVQGIIVGTALRAQPAPAGAAIRAAAVSGFEAFADGDGDGVAIPMTLTLATAVKQ
- the cobB gene encoding NAD-dependent protein deacylase produces the protein MNEDPFNRGGGSSAIVILTGAGVSKESGLDTFRDADGIWSKVRIEDVATPEAFVRDPDRVQAFYNERRRGLFADNVRPNAAHQALARLEQSWPGDVLVVTQNIDHLHELAGTRNLIHMHGELGKARCLSCGNVADWQEDLDTTTSCSTCGELGNLRPHVVWFGEMPFDMDRIYEALSGCGLFMSIGTSGNVYPAAGFVEEARRGGRAHTVELNLEPSEGHSLFAERRYGAATDIVPAYVDEVLAKGW